Proteins found in one Acinetobacter sp. XH1741 genomic segment:
- a CDS encoding glyoxalase, whose translation MSPIKVLFVAGFGPITRVNQESKSLYLDTLGLPIKAMEGNESYMSTEDGELGGVKHFALWPLDQAAKSCFGRKEWPEEFTIPQSWIEFEVKDINEASAHMISKGYHLLVDNRLEPWGQSVTRFLSPEGVLTGLTVTPWLRTPN comes from the coding sequence TCTCCTATCAAAGTACTTTTTGTTGCTGGATTTGGACCAATTACAAGAGTTAATCAAGAAAGTAAATCACTCTATCTCGACACATTAGGCCTTCCTATAAAAGCGATGGAAGGTAATGAATCTTACATGAGTACAGAAGATGGAGAGCTTGGCGGTGTAAAACATTTTGCACTGTGGCCATTAGACCAAGCAGCAAAGTCCTGCTTTGGTCGAAAAGAATGGCCCGAAGAGTTTACTATCCCTCAAAGCTGGATTGAGTTTGAAGTTAAAGATATTAATGAAGCTTCAGCTCATATGATTTCTAAAGGATATCATTTACTAGTAGATAATCGTTTAGAACCATGGGGACAATCAGTTACGCGCTTTTTAAGTCCAGAAGGAGTACTTACAGGATTAACAGTTACACCATGGTTGCGTACACCCAATTAA